A window of the Salmo trutta chromosome 25, fSalTru1.1, whole genome shotgun sequence genome harbors these coding sequences:
- the LOC115162082 gene encoding uncharacterized protein LOC115162082 isoform X1: MHVPQLGVWMKRRWMKRDQTLVLMDGTGSDQYNRSRHSSSWMERDQISTTGADTRPHGWNGIRSVQQEQTLVLMDGTGSDQCNRSRHSSSWMERDQISTTGADTRPHGWNGIRSVQQEQTLVLMDGTGSDQYNRSRHSSSWMERDQISTTGADTRPHGWNGIRSVQQEQTLVLMDGTGSDQYNRSRHSSSWMEQDQISATGADTRPHGWNGIRSVQQEQTLVLMDGMGSDQYNRSRHSSSWMERDQISTTGADTRPHGWNGIRSVQQEQTLVLMDGTGSAPTVHAWPCAFVFVVPGSTSHGSCQHYQNTA, from the exons ATGCACGTACCAcag TTAGGTGTTTGGATGAAACGCAGATGGATGAAACGTGATCAGACACTCGTCCTCATGGATGGAACGGGATCAGATCAGTACAACAGGAGCAGACACTCGTCCTCATGGATGGAACGGGATCAGATCAGTACAACAGGAGCAGACACTCGTCCTCATGGATGGAACGGGATCAGATCAGTACAACAGGAGCAGACACTCGTCCTCATGGATGGAACGGGATCAGATCAGTGCAACAGGAGCAGACACTCGTCCTCATGGATGGAACGGGATCAGATCAGTACAACAGGAGCAGACACTCGTCCTCATGGATGGAACGGGATCAGATCAGTACAACAGGAGCAGACACTCGTCCTCATGGATGGAACGGGATCAGATCAGTACAACAGGAGCAGACACTCGTCCTCATGGATGGAACGGGATCAGATCAGTACAACAGGAGCAGACACTCGTCCTCATGGATGGAACGGGATCAGATCAGTGCAACAGGAGCAGACACTCGTCCTCATGGATGGAACGGGATCAGATCAGTACAACAGGAGCAGACACTCGTCCTCATGGATGGAACAGGATCAGATCAGTGCAACAGGAGCAGACACTCGTCCTCATGGATGGAACGGGATCAGATCAGTACAACAGGAGCAGACACTCGTCCTCATGGATGGAATGGGATCAGATCAGTACAACAGGAGCAGACACTCGTCCTCATGGATGGAACGGGATCAGATCAGTACAACAGGAGCAGACACTCGTCCTCATGGATGGAACGGGATCAGATCAGTACAACAGGAGCAGACACTCGTCCTCATGGATGGAACGGGATCAGCTCCAACAGTACATGCATGGCCTTGtgcttttgtttttgttgttccaGGGAGTACTTCCCATGGAAGTTGTCAGCACTATCAAAATACAGCTTAA
- the LOC115162082 gene encoding uncharacterized protein LOC115162082 isoform X2, translating into MERDQISTTGADTRPHGWNGIRSVQQEQTLVLMDGTGSDQYNRSRHSSSWMERDQISATGADTRPHGWNGIRSVQQEQTLVLMDGTGSDQYNRSRHSSSWMERDQISTTGADTRPHGWNGIRSVQQEQTLVLMDGTGSDQCNRSRHSSSWMERDQISTTGADTRPHGWNRIRSVQQEQTLVLMDGTGSDQYNRSRHSSSWMEWDQISTTGADTRPHGWNGIRSVQQEQTLVLMDGTGSDQYNRSRHSSSWMERDQLQQYMHGLVLLFLLFQGVLPMEVVSTIKIQLKITSHLVCVETHPLNR; encoded by the coding sequence ATGGAACGGGATCAGATCAGTACAACAGGAGCAGACACTCGTCCTCATGGATGGAACGGGATCAGATCAGTACAACAGGAGCAGACACTCGTCCTCATGGATGGAACGGGATCAGATCAGTACAACAGGAGCAGACACTCGTCCTCATGGATGGAACGGGATCAGATCAGTGCAACAGGAGCAGACACTCGTCCTCATGGATGGAACGGGATCAGATCAGTACAACAGGAGCAGACACTCGTCCTCATGGATGGAACGGGATCAGATCAGTACAACAGGAGCAGACACTCGTCCTCATGGATGGAACGGGATCAGATCAGTACAACAGGAGCAGACACTCGTCCTCATGGATGGAACGGGATCAGATCAGTACAACAGGAGCAGACACTCGTCCTCATGGATGGAACGGGATCAGATCAGTGCAACAGGAGCAGACACTCGTCCTCATGGATGGAACGGGATCAGATCAGTACAACAGGAGCAGACACTCGTCCTCATGGATGGAACAGGATCAGATCAGTGCAACAGGAGCAGACACTCGTCCTCATGGATGGAACGGGATCAGATCAGTACAACAGGAGCAGACACTCGTCCTCATGGATGGAATGGGATCAGATCAGTACAACAGGAGCAGACACTCGTCCTCATGGATGGAACGGGATCAGATCAGTACAACAGGAGCAGACACTCGTCCTCATGGATGGAACGGGATCAGATCAGTACAACAGGAGCAGACACTCGTCCTCATGGATGGAACGGGATCAGCTCCAACAGTACATGCATGGCCTTGtgcttttgtttttgttgttccaGGGAGTACTTCCCATGGAAGTTGTCAGCACTATCAAAATACAGCTTAAAATCACCTCTCATCTGGTTTGTGTTGAAACACACCCTCTCAATAggtag